The following proteins come from a genomic window of Fretibacterium sp. OH1220_COT-178:
- a CDS encoding amino acid ABC transporter ATP-binding protein, with protein MAASQPEVLRMGERAAGGGRPLIEVRGLSKEFGGVSVLNGIETTIERGEKLAIIGPSGSGKSTFLRCLNRMEEPSSGTILFRGEDITAPGCNIDRVRRHMGMVFQHFNLFPHLSVRRNITLAPVSLGLCGPKEADALAEKLLRRVGLEDKVDEWPERLSGGQKQRVAIARALAMSPEVLLFDEPTSALDPEMIGEVLAVMKELAGDGMTMLLVTHEMGFAREFADRVFFMDRGSIAEEGTPEEVFDRPREPRTADFLSKVLRR; from the coding sequence ATCGCAGCCGGAGGTCCTGAGGATGGGGGAGCGTGCGGCTGGGGGCGGCAGGCCTCTGATCGAGGTTCGCGGCCTGAGCAAGGAGTTCGGCGGGGTATCCGTCCTGAACGGCATCGAAACCACGATCGAGAGAGGGGAGAAATTGGCGATCATCGGTCCCTCGGGCTCGGGCAAGAGCACCTTTCTGCGCTGCCTGAACCGGATGGAGGAGCCGAGCTCCGGCACCATTCTCTTTCGGGGAGAGGATATCACCGCTCCCGGCTGCAATATCGACCGGGTCCGTCGGCACATGGGCATGGTCTTTCAGCACTTCAACCTCTTTCCTCACCTGAGCGTTAGGCGCAACATCACGCTGGCTCCGGTCTCGTTGGGGTTGTGCGGTCCCAAGGAGGCGGACGCCCTGGCGGAGAAACTGCTGCGGCGCGTGGGGCTGGAGGACAAGGTGGACGAATGGCCTGAAAGGCTTTCCGGAGGACAGAAGCAACGGGTCGCCATCGCCCGGGCCCTCGCGATGAGTCCGGAGGTGCTGCTTTTCGACGAGCCGACCTCCGCGCTCGATCCCGAGATGATCGGCGAGGTGCTCGCGGTGATGAAGGAGCTCGCCGGGGACGGCATGACGATGCTGTTGGTCACGCACGAGATGGGGTTTGCCCGGGAGTTTGCCGACCGTGTGTTCTTCATGGACCGGGGAAGCATCGCCGAGGAGGGGACGCCGGAGGAGGTCTTCGACCGGCCGCGGGAGCCGCGTACCGCAGATTTTCTGTCCAAGGTCCTGCGCCGCTGA
- a CDS encoding IS30 family transposase — translation TVLGKPGSGGLVTVVDRTSRLLLAAKIEDKTASAVQAALIRLLKGMECRSLTTDNGKEFARHKEIATALGAPVYFAHPHSPWERGTNENTNGLIREYLPKGLDFREVRNDVVLRIVERLNNRPRKCLGFRTPNEAFFNLPVAFRLTI, via the coding sequence ACCGTCCTGGGCAAGCCAGGTTCTGGGGGCCTGGTTACTGTGGTTGACCGCACAAGCCGCTTGCTGCTGGCGGCAAAGATCGAAGACAAGACTGCGTCTGCTGTTCAAGCTGCCCTGATCCGTCTGCTCAAGGGGATGGAGTGCCGTAGCCTGACGACAGACAACGGAAAGGAGTTTGCTCGACATAAGGAGATAGCCACAGCCCTGGGGGCTCCTGTCTACTTTGCCCATCCCCATAGCCCCTGGGAACGGGGTACAAATGAAAACACAAACGGACTCATTCGCGAATATTTGCCCAAGGGGCTCGATTTTCGAGAGGTGCGGAACGATGTTGTTCTACGGATTGTAGAACGGCTGAACAACCGTCCCAGAAAGTGTCTCGGCTTTCGTACCCCGAATGAGGCTTTTTTCAATTTGCCTGTTGCGTTTAGATTGACAATCTAG
- a CDS encoding ferritin-like domain-containing protein — protein MGEPFRVSDLLDTLIRLEERGSAFYEDLAARTKSERARALFEELSREEREHEALYSALKKEFGDGAPPDSDRIRHLDTLIRQSFAFEEFRPILKDSDKAWEQAIDFAIQLEKNTAAYVREIRSILRTEAPEVFEAILAEEERHLRMLADYKNEAGF, from the coding sequence ATGGGAGAGCCTTTTCGCGTATCCGATCTCTTGGATACCTTGATACGACTTGAGGAAAGGGGCAGCGCCTTCTACGAGGACCTGGCCGCGAGGACAAAATCGGAACGGGCGCGGGCGCTCTTCGAAGAACTCAGCAGAGAGGAACGAGAGCACGAAGCCCTGTATTCCGCCCTCAAAAAGGAGTTCGGCGATGGCGCTCCTCCGGATTCGGACCGTATCCGTCACCTGGACACACTGATTCGCCAGAGCTTTGCCTTCGAGGAGTTCAGGCCCATCCTCAAGGACTCCGACAAGGCATGGGAACAGGCCATCGATTTCGCCATACAGCTCGAAAAGAACACCGCGGCCTACGTCCGGGAGATCCGCAGCATCCTCCGGACCGAGGCCCCGGAGGTCTTCGAGGCCATTCTGGCCGAGGAGGAACGGCATCTCAGAATGCTGGCGGACTACAAAAACGAGGCTGGATTCTGA